A stretch of DNA from Cyanobacterium stanieri LEGE 03274:
GCATACCATGAGAGGGATTGTTGTAAACTGGCACGGGCTAAACCGATAACCGATGATACATGAGGAGTTGTTTTTGGTGTCATTTTATTTGAAGAAAACCATTCTAATATGATAATTGATGTAGTTAGGTTTTAGGTTGCAGGTCATACTTTACACCTTTACAAGACTATAAATTTTATCCTGAATTTAGATTATCGTAGTTCAATAAATCAAACAAACTACAGTTAGCCTTGTAATTCATTACACGGTAAGGGAAAATACAATCTATTGATAACGAATTATCTGAACTTGGTATTACTTATTACCCATGGGAAAATGACTAATTCCCGCTAAAGCCGATACTTTTAACATCCCTCCCGAAAAATCGAGACTATTTACCTGTAAAGAAATACCATCAATGACAAAATGATCTAAATTAAAAACATCACAAATTTGAGAAGTAAAAGCATCAATGATAATCGGTGATAATTCTTTGCCCTCAAGATAGTCTAAATTATCTAATAAAACTCCATTTCCTTGATCACAAATAATCGGTTTAAATGAAAGGCTAATTCTTTCAATGGAGTTTGTTTCTTGTAACAATACTTCCGCTGTGATCATGATGCGATGATCCGCTAAGATATTGCAGTGGATATTTTCAAATTTGATGTGGATAGGCTGATTATTGACAGATACATCATAGTTCGAGGTAATTCCATTTAAATAACCAATGTTTAATGCGGTACAAATATCTTTTTCCGTCAGAATTATACAAGCGTTACCTTCACTGGGTTTTGTTAATTGTACATTACCCATTAAAGCCTTGAGGGGATTAACGCCTATTTCGTAGAGATTAATATTCATTTGCTCTAAACTTAAGCCTCTTTTCATGATTAAACCCTCACCATTAATTTCTAAGGATTCAAGAATACCTTTACGTAAGTTTTGACGGTTGACTTTGACATTAACACTTAATTCCCTTGCTTGAGTTACTTGAGTTTCAAAGGCTTTAGTCGCAATTTTATTAATGGTTGTTTCCCCGAAATTATTAAGGTTTGGTAATGCCATGGTTTTCTAAGTATTTGCTGAAAATGATTAAGTATTGTAACATTGTTTTTAGTTATTAATTAAAACTGTAACAATCTTGAGAGCATTTGAATTCTTATGCTTTCTTTTTTTTAAGATTTATTGAGTATATATGCTTAAAATAAATCCATCGCAATTATTGATAATTCTTTTTTATGATTAGGAAATATGTAACTTTTGTGCATAAAAAATATGATTTGTTCATTTATGTTTTAAGTTGTTTTGTGTTGTTATCTTTTCCGTTAATGGGATGTGAGTTGGATTCTTCCAAGGCTGATTCTCCAAAAGTTGAAGTAGAAAACCCGACTAATGTTAATGAGTTACCTATTACGGCTATGACTATTATTAATGGGGAGCAAATTGATTTAGAGGTAGCGACAACATCTGAGCAACAAGCTCAAGGATTGATGTATCGTCAGTTTTTGCCCTCTAATCGAGGTATGTTATTTCCTTTTGAGTTTCCCCGTCGGGCTACTTTTTGGATGAAGAATGTTAATATGCCCCTTGATATGATTTTTCTTTATCGAGGTAAGGTTGTTTCCATTGAAAACAATGTTCCCCCCTGTGAGAGTGAGCCATGTCCTATTTATGGACCAGAAGCTATAGTAGATCAGGTTTTGGAGTTGGCTGGTGGCAGGGCTAATGAGTTAAATTTACAACGGGGCGATCGCATCTATATCCAATTTTTAGAAAATAATGTAAGATAGGTTACACAAAATCCCAAAAATAATTTATAATATATCTTCCAAAGTTGGAAACAAAACACATTTTTTTAAATAATTGATTTTAGGTTTACCTTATCGGTTGTTTATTTATGGTCGGAATTGATCTGTTGATTAAGTTAAATGAACTTAAATGAGGTTTTATTTACAAAAAACTTAAAACTATGGAATTTTAACAGTCAACTGATAAGTTTTGTGACTAAAACAAGAAAAATAAGATAACTAGATTTATCCTAAAGTCTAATTAATTTTGACTATCAATTATTATCCTAGTTTTGCTAACTGCAATAATATTAATTAAGCTCAAAAATATTGAGATAATTAGTGATTAATAACTATAAAAATTCCACAGTAAATTAAATATTTATGGGAATCATTAAACAATAGTTAAAAAAAAGATAACATGATATTTAAGCTGTTAATATGATGTTCATCTTAGGGTTATAAATCTAGGAAATACAAGGGGTGAGGTTAATCATAAAATGTCCTTAAATCAATTGGAGCGAAGGAATAAGGACAAAATAAATAAAACTCTCACAGAACCCAAATTTTTTTAAAGAATGGTGTGAACGAGGAAATATTGCTCTACTTATAAAGCAACAAAAATAAAAAGTTTTGAAAAAAAATATTTTTAGCACATTAAAAGAACATAAAAAAATAAATTATGCCACCTACCATCTATTCTCATTTTATTGAATTTCTCAAAGACGAAATCAATCTTTCTCCCGATTCTATTGCTATTGCAAGGCGCTCAGTCAAACAAAATACTGAGTTGATGCCGATGGTATTATGGCAATATGGTTTAGTAACCATTGAACAATTAGATCGCATTTATGATTGGCTAGAAAAGTTTTAAAATCTCCATCGAAGTAGTAATTTCTTTCTTCTGATATAATTAATTTCTTAAACACTACCATGGAATATGTATGAGTCTTAAGAATTTAAGAGATGCGATCGCCCATAAAAAAGCCCTTAAAGTAATTAGTGGTTTAAACAATTTTGATGTTGCCAATGTGGTTGCAGTGTGTAGAGCCGCCCAATTAGGGGGAGCTACCTTTGTGGATATTGCCGCCGATGTAGAAATCATTAAAGCGGTAAAAGAATCCATTGATTTACCCGTGTGCGTCAGTGCCGTTGAGCCCCAATTATTTGTCAGTGCCGTTGAAGCGGGAGCAGATTTAATCGAAATCGGAAACTTTGATAGTTTCTATGCCCAAGGTATTAACTTCAGTGCTGAGGACGTTTTAAGCCTCACCCGTCAAACCCGTGCTTTGTTACCCCATGTTCTTCTTTCCGTCACTGTACCCCATACCCTTCCCCTCGATGAGCAGGTAGAGTTAGCTCAAAAATTAGAAGCAGAAGGAGCAGATATAATCCAAACTGAAGGTGGTACAAGTTCCAACCCAAATCATAGTGGTATTTTAGGCTTAATTGAAAAAGCCAGTCCTACCCTTGCCGCGGCCCATGCTATCTCCAGAGCGGTACAAATTCCCGTGCTTTGTGCCTCTGGTTTATCTGATGTGACTGTTCCCATGGCGATCGCCACTGGTGCATCGGGAGTAGGAGTCGGCTCGGCGGTAAATAAACTTAATGATCAAGTAGCCATGATTGCAGTGGTACGTAGTCTTGTAGAAGCCCTCAACCGTAGTGCTAGTCAGGCGGTAGTTTAGT
This window harbors:
- a CDS encoding LmeA family phospholipid-binding protein, with translation MALPNLNNFGETTINKIATKAFETQVTQARELSVNVKVNRQNLRKGILESLEINGEGLIMKRGLSLEQMNINLYEIGVNPLKALMGNVQLTKPSEGNACIILTEKDICTALNIGYLNGITSNYDVSVNNQPIHIKFENIHCNILADHRIMITAEVLLQETNSIERISLSFKPIICDQGNGVLLDNLDYLEGKELSPIIIDAFTSQICDVFNLDHFVIDGISLQVNSLDFSGGMLKVSALAGISHFPMGNK
- a CDS encoding DUF192 domain-containing protein translates to MIRKYVTFVHKKYDLFIYVLSCFVLLSFPLMGCELDSSKADSPKVEVENPTNVNELPITAMTIINGEQIDLEVATTSEQQAQGLMYRQFLPSNRGMLFPFEFPRRATFWMKNVNMPLDMIFLYRGKVVSIENNVPPCESEPCPIYGPEAIVDQVLELAGGRANELNLQRGDRIYIQFLENNVR
- a CDS encoding DUF2949 domain-containing protein, with product MPPTIYSHFIEFLKDEINLSPDSIAIARRSVKQNTELMPMVLWQYGLVTIEQLDRIYDWLEKF
- a CDS encoding DUF561 domain-containing protein, with amino-acid sequence MSLKNLRDAIAHKKALKVISGLNNFDVANVVAVCRAAQLGGATFVDIAADVEIIKAVKESIDLPVCVSAVEPQLFVSAVEAGADLIEIGNFDSFYAQGINFSAEDVLSLTRQTRALLPHVLLSVTVPHTLPLDEQVELAQKLEAEGADIIQTEGGTSSNPNHSGILGLIEKASPTLAAAHAISRAVQIPVLCASGLSDVTVPMAIATGASGVGVGSAVNKLNDQVAMIAVVRSLVEALNRSASQAVV